One genomic segment of Desulfocapsa sulfexigens DSM 10523 includes these proteins:
- a CDS encoding 4Fe-4S dicluster domain-containing protein — protein MTTNTRDDRREMLRVTGVSLAAAGLASVSLLQPKEAEAAEVKTPQWVMIMDLRRCTGCRACTVACKAEYDVPLGAFKTVIKQVVTGKYPDTRRTLIPRRCNHCEGTEKVGDMTVPPCVKACPEYPKDRRVFVTAEGKKIRYRGGATYKRPDGLILIDNDACTGCGKCIDACPYGARTFNKRKLSGKDKSKNAIVKCSSCVHRLDEGITPACVNTCAPGARIFGDLNDPNSDVAKLAKEFNLLENRNKTTMKPEAKTMPNIYYIDPDEVLADYSYEDKDKLTEYRDIVE, from the coding sequence ATGACCACTAACACAAGAGATGATCGCAGGGAAATGCTTCGGGTCACCGGAGTATCTTTGGCTGCGGCCGGACTCGCATCAGTAAGCCTGCTGCAACCAAAAGAAGCAGAAGCCGCCGAAGTCAAAACACCGCAGTGGGTGATGATAATGGATTTGCGCCGCTGCACCGGCTGTCGGGCCTGCACAGTGGCCTGCAAAGCAGAGTATGACGTACCACTCGGAGCTTTTAAAACCGTAATTAAACAGGTAGTTACAGGTAAGTATCCTGATACCAGGCGCACCCTTATTCCCCGTCGCTGCAATCACTGCGAGGGAACCGAGAAGGTAGGAGACATGACCGTACCGCCCTGTGTCAAGGCCTGCCCCGAATACCCAAAAGATCGCCGTGTCTTCGTCACAGCAGAAGGGAAAAAGATTCGCTACCGCGGTGGTGCCACCTATAAACGTCCAGATGGATTGATTCTTATCGATAATGACGCATGTACCGGTTGTGGGAAGTGTATCGATGCCTGTCCTTATGGTGCTCGTACGTTCAACAAACGAAAGCTGTCAGGGAAGGATAAGAGTAAAAATGCCATCGTAAAATGCTCCTCCTGTGTTCATCGCCTGGATGAAGGCATAACTCCGGCGTGTGTTAATACCTGTGCTCCTGGTGCCCGTATCTTTGGTGATCTCAACGATCCCAACAGTGATGTAGCCAAACTCGCCAAGGAGTTCAACCTTCTGGAAAATCGTAACAAAACAACAATGAAGCCTGAAGCCAAAACCATGCCAAACATCTACTACATTGATCCCGATGAAGTGCTGGCTGATTACTCTTATGAAGACAAAGACAAACTCACAGAGTATCGGGACATCGTTGAATAA
- a CDS encoding molybdopterin-containing oxidoreductase family protein, translating into MKKISRRNVLKLAAASGALLTAGKGMVGNALAGSVELAMGGRDFNPDTGKERKAVPTVCYSCVTRDPKIAFVEDGRVVKIEGQPNSIRSLGKICAKGQAGVNQVYFPDRILYPLKRAGKRGDGKYKRISWDEALTDLAARMKKLRDDGHPEKLMYHYGRAKGSSSSLPKTVFMGTYGSKTISGHTSICEGGKWVAQELTWGNHYDNWDFDNTDYVLNFGSGVLEAHTNHIPTAQRLVKAMVERNVPCITFDVRLSYTAAKSTKWEPVRPGTDLAVLLAMNNVIMQENLYDREAFTFIRTTEDVNAPLDEKIAALKKHLISYTPEWAEKISGVSAANIKKYAREFAKAKAACIISYRGLVAHYNGTDGERAAQMLGMITGNINSPGGRCKAVAPHWKYPKGPKVKPKGKQLKITNGTLSALPNHGECQSVLKMIKDGSHGRPDIYLWYCYNPVYVNGECQENIDVLSDEKLMPFTVTSNIVYDESSRLADLILPDTSYLERWDWDGNVAPTQQTEFELRQPVVTPLGECRNFSDILCDLAKRMEMPLGFDTMEEFVKLSCEMTPTVKDLPGGGFEYLKKHGVYHDPNEKPDFYSHKKIVKDADLKKEGILFDEATGVYWNWKKSKAKDEAEAMAKGYAKMAYSYKGYVGQKIGDKVYKGFKPDKVNKTGYFELYSTILKEKGFEPFPSWKAIPEHQELTKNQLTLTTYKVPVQIHSRSTHCKWLTEMFHDNPAWINSKTAASLGIKDGDLVKLTSKIGEISIKAYVNEMIVPGSIAISYHLGRTESGRYGSGKKSIMGSDNDPDLKLKWWDTYGVHPNWLIANAPDPISGQHRWMDEVVTVSKA; encoded by the coding sequence ATGAAAAAAATCAGCCGCCGCAACGTCTTAAAACTGGCTGCGGCCAGCGGTGCCTTACTAACCGCCGGCAAAGGAATGGTGGGCAATGCCCTGGCCGGTTCGGTCGAGCTTGCCATGGGAGGCAGAGATTTCAACCCTGACACTGGCAAGGAACGCAAAGCCGTACCCACTGTCTGTTACAGTTGTGTAACACGTGATCCGAAGATCGCTTTTGTCGAAGATGGCAGAGTGGTTAAGATCGAGGGCCAACCGAACTCTATCCGTAGCCTGGGAAAGATCTGCGCCAAGGGTCAGGCTGGGGTCAATCAGGTCTATTTCCCGGACAGAATTCTCTATCCCCTGAAACGCGCAGGCAAACGTGGAGATGGAAAATATAAACGTATTTCCTGGGATGAAGCTTTGACCGATCTTGCCGCTCGTATGAAAAAACTCAGAGACGACGGACATCCGGAAAAGCTGATGTACCATTACGGACGAGCCAAGGGAAGTTCCTCATCTTTGCCAAAAACCGTATTTATGGGAACCTATGGAAGCAAAACAATTTCCGGCCATACTTCTATCTGTGAAGGTGGCAAATGGGTTGCCCAGGAATTGACTTGGGGAAATCATTATGATAACTGGGATTTTGATAACACCGACTATGTGTTGAACTTTGGCTCCGGTGTACTCGAGGCCCATACCAATCACATCCCGACGGCCCAACGACTGGTCAAGGCGATGGTCGAACGAAATGTTCCCTGTATTACCTTTGACGTCAGACTCTCTTATACTGCCGCAAAATCAACCAAGTGGGAACCGGTTCGTCCGGGTACTGATCTTGCGGTTCTCCTTGCCATGAACAATGTGATCATGCAGGAAAATCTCTATGATCGTGAGGCCTTTACCTTTATCCGGACCACGGAAGATGTCAATGCACCTCTGGATGAAAAAATAGCTGCCTTAAAAAAACACCTGATCAGTTACACACCAGAGTGGGCTGAAAAAATCAGCGGTGTTTCTGCGGCAAACATCAAAAAATACGCCCGTGAATTTGCCAAGGCTAAGGCGGCTTGTATTATCAGTTATCGTGGACTCGTTGCCCACTATAACGGGACCGATGGTGAGCGGGCTGCTCAGATGCTTGGTATGATCACCGGTAATATCAACAGCCCTGGAGGTCGCTGTAAGGCGGTTGCACCCCACTGGAAATACCCCAAAGGACCAAAGGTAAAACCAAAGGGCAAACAGCTCAAGATTACCAACGGCACACTCTCTGCTCTGCCGAATCATGGTGAGTGTCAGTCAGTATTGAAGATGATCAAGGATGGTTCACACGGCCGGCCTGATATCTACCTCTGGTACTGTTACAATCCAGTCTATGTCAACGGTGAGTGTCAGGAAAATATAGATGTTCTCTCCGATGAAAAGTTGATGCCCTTCACGGTCACTTCCAATATCGTCTATGACGAATCCAGTCGTCTGGCTGACTTGATTCTACCAGATACCAGTTATCTTGAACGCTGGGACTGGGATGGGAATGTTGCTCCAACTCAACAGACTGAATTTGAATTGCGCCAGCCTGTGGTAACACCACTTGGTGAGTGTAGAAATTTCAGTGATATACTCTGTGACCTGGCCAAACGCATGGAGATGCCCCTTGGTTTTGATACCATGGAGGAATTTGTAAAATTATCCTGTGAAATGACACCAACGGTGAAGGATTTGCCCGGGGGTGGTTTTGAATATTTAAAGAAACACGGTGTCTATCATGATCCCAATGAAAAACCTGACTTTTACAGCCACAAAAAAATCGTCAAAGATGCAGATCTGAAAAAGGAAGGTATTCTCTTTGATGAAGCCACTGGTGTCTACTGGAACTGGAAAAAATCTAAGGCAAAAGATGAGGCCGAAGCAATGGCCAAAGGGTATGCTAAAATGGCATATAGCTATAAGGGCTATGTGGGTCAAAAGATCGGCGATAAAGTCTATAAAGGGTTTAAACCAGATAAGGTGAATAAAACAGGTTATTTTGAACTCTATTCCACCATCTTGAAAGAGAAAGGCTTTGAACCCTTCCCAAGTTGGAAGGCAATCCCTGAACATCAGGAACTAACAAAAAACCAGTTAACCCTGACTACCTACAAGGTGCCTGTGCAGATCCATTCACGCTCAACCCACTGTAAATGGCTGACAGAAATGTTTCATGACAATCCAGCATGGATCAATTCAAAAACAGCTGCCTCGTTGGGCATTAAGGATGGTGATCTAGTAAAACTCACCTCAAAAATTGGTGAAATTTCCATCAAGGCCTATGTGAATGAGATGATTGTACCCGGCTCCATTGCCATCTCCTATCATCTTGGCAGGACAGAATCCGGCCGTTATGGATCAGGTAAAAAATCCATCATGGGAAGCGATAATGATCCGGATCTGAAATTGAAATGGTGGGACACCTATGGTGTTCATCCTAACTGGCTGATTGCCAATGCCCCTGACCCCATTAGTGGCCAGCACCGCTGGATGGATGAGGTCGTTACAGTCAGTAAGGCTTAA
- a CDS encoding TorD/DmsD family molecular chaperone encodes METANSTVSGLYGLLAMFFATEISPELLIQLRTPEFRETFTELEMDLGQEFYNKNPAQLVDELAIEFAGLFIGPGRFISPHESVHRVRDDGDYGKLWGADTVAVKKFVEATGLSYQSDFGGMPDHIGAELEFMQKLEERYAQAVNDDETELAENLFSIKRRFLTEHLLAWAPEFFDKVINKANLPLYREVAELAKTFLDQESDLLQKQQQKDCVAA; translated from the coding sequence TTGGAAACAGCGAACAGTACAGTTTCCGGACTCTACGGATTATTGGCAATGTTTTTTGCCACCGAGATCAGCCCAGAACTTCTGATTCAGTTACGAACTCCTGAATTTCGGGAGACATTTACCGAATTGGAAATGGATCTGGGCCAAGAATTTTATAACAAAAACCCAGCTCAACTGGTGGATGAACTGGCCATTGAGTTTGCCGGTCTATTCATAGGTCCCGGACGTTTTATCTCTCCCCATGAGTCAGTTCATCGTGTTCGTGATGATGGGGATTATGGGAAACTCTGGGGTGCCGACACCGTTGCAGTAAAGAAATTCGTAGAAGCTACCGGACTGAGCTACCAATCAGATTTTGGTGGCATGCCGGATCATATTGGCGCAGAGCTTGAATTTATGCAAAAACTCGAAGAACGGTATGCGCAGGCAGTAAATGATGATGAGACAGAGCTTGCAGAAAATCTCTTTTCAATAAAGCGTCGTTTTCTTACAGAACATCTCCTTGCATGGGCACCAGAATTCTTTGATAAGGTTATCAACAAGGCAAACCTGCCGCTGTATCGTGAAGTTGCAGAGTTGGCCAAGACATTCCTTGACCAGGAAAGCGACTTGCTCCAAAAACAACAGCAAAAGGATTGCGTTGCGGCATGA